Proteins co-encoded in one Bacillus infantis NRRL B-14911 genomic window:
- a CDS encoding ornithine cyclodeaminase family protein, producing the protein MLILSEKDIRSFYSMKNALQDMREGLIRQTEAEILNPHRTVLDIPEHEASALYMPCAMPSAGKSVVKAVTIFPHNPSIGKKTTQGVILLSDARNGDHLALLNASYLTSLRTGAISGVATAHLAREDARTVAVIGCGAMAEEQLQAVLEVREISSVILYNRTTDKAHRFAGKIKDLCPDFDGTITISGDADSAAAEADIIICATRSSTPVFSGKALNPGTHINGVGSYQPHMQEVGEETLLKCSKIVADTIEGVKEEAGDLIIPANSGTWSFDQLHGELGELAAGLISGRENDQEITFFKSVGTAYFDLAIASAVYQKALELGAGTEVEI; encoded by the coding sequence ATGCTTATTTTATCCGAAAAAGACATACGATCCTTTTATTCTATGAAAAATGCCCTCCAGGATATGAGGGAAGGCCTGATCCGGCAAACAGAAGCTGAAATCCTCAATCCGCACCGGACAGTCCTCGATATCCCCGAGCATGAAGCATCTGCCCTTTATATGCCGTGCGCCATGCCATCGGCTGGAAAATCCGTTGTCAAGGCTGTTACCATTTTCCCGCACAACCCTTCCATCGGCAAGAAAACGACCCAGGGGGTGATTTTATTAAGTGATGCCAGGAATGGCGATCACCTTGCCCTTTTGAACGCCTCCTATCTGACAAGCCTGCGGACCGGGGCGATCAGCGGGGTGGCAACTGCGCATCTGGCGCGGGAGGATGCCCGGACTGTTGCTGTCATCGGCTGCGGGGCAATGGCAGAGGAACAGCTGCAGGCCGTCCTTGAAGTCAGGGAGATTTCCAGTGTTATCCTTTATAACCGCACGACAGATAAGGCCCATCGGTTTGCCGGGAAAATTAAAGATCTCTGCCCGGACTTTGACGGGACAATCACAATCTCCGGCGATGCTGACAGTGCCGCTGCCGAAGCGGATATCATTATCTGCGCCACCCGCTCTTCCACTCCTGTTTTTTCAGGGAAAGCTCTTAATCCTGGCACCCATATCAACGGTGTCGGCTCTTATCAGCCTCATATGCAGGAAGTCGGCGAGGAGACGCTGCTGAAATGCTCTAAAATTGTAGCTGATACGATTGAGGGCGTAAAAGAAGAGGCTGGCGATTTGATCATTCCGGCAAATTCAGGGACCTGGAGCTTTGATCAGCTGCACGGTGAACTCGGGGAGCTCGCAGCAGGGCTGATTTCCGGCAGGGAAAATGATCAGGAAATCACCTTTTTCAAATCGGTTGGCACAGCCTATTTCGACCTGGCCATTGCCAGTGCTGTCTATCAGAAAGCACTCGAACTCGGAGCAGGTACCGAGGTGGAAATATAG
- a CDS encoding (2Fe-2S)-binding protein — protein MTSSKRLMLIVNGEEMELTARPADTLLYVLRVRLGLTGSKPGCLNGDCGACTILADDIPIKSCLMLAVEGEGKRIQTIEGLKNAPIQKAFVEHFAFQCGYCTSGFIMNAHALARTDLHADEETITEWLQSNICRCTGYKEIQQAIHSVLRQGAKGTDPLAQPKEGR, from the coding sequence ATGACCAGCTCTAAGCGGCTGATGCTTATTGTGAACGGAGAGGAAATGGAGCTGACCGCGAGGCCTGCAGACACTCTATTATATGTGCTGCGGGTGCGCCTGGGCCTGACTGGTTCAAAGCCGGGCTGCCTGAACGGCGACTGCGGGGCATGCACCATACTGGCTGATGATATCCCGATCAAATCCTGCCTGATGCTGGCGGTTGAAGGAGAGGGTAAAAGAATCCAGACAATTGAGGGGCTGAAGAATGCCCCGATCCAGAAAGCATTCGTCGAACACTTCGCATTCCAATGCGGCTATTGCACATCAGGCTTCATCATGAATGCCCACGCCCTCGCCCGGACAGACCTGCATGCAGACGAAGAAACCATAACAGAATGGCTCCAATCCAATATCTGCAGATGCACCGGATACAAAGAAATCCAGCAGGCCATCCACTCGGTGCTGCGGCAGGGAGCCAAGGGGACAGACCCCCTGGCTCAGCCGAAAGAGGGACGGTAA
- a CDS encoding FAD binding domain-containing protein gives MIPFDFQYSKPQSIEEAVRQYYENRSSGKKPSYFSGLTELITLGRLNLVYTNAVIDLRGIEGYQCLGEDEHYLIFGGGATLTAIAESGLFPLLAKTAGEIADRTSRNKITLAGNICGQFFYREAVLPLLLSDCLLGIAGTEGLVYHPIHHVFEQEIRLKEGEFLFSILVEKKYRDLPYVSIKRRKQWDTGYPLVTAAALLKEGEIRMAFSGVCPFPFRSREVEMILNDRALTAAERAERALAYLPQPVLDDVEGSKEYRLFVLRNTITDCIQQLEGERQ, from the coding sequence ATGATTCCTTTTGACTTCCAATACAGCAAGCCGCAGTCCATTGAGGAGGCAGTCAGGCAATACTATGAAAATAGAAGCAGCGGGAAAAAGCCTTCTTATTTTTCCGGGCTTACAGAGCTGATTACATTGGGAAGGCTCAATCTTGTTTATACGAATGCCGTCATTGATCTGAGAGGAATTGAAGGATATCAGTGCTTGGGAGAGGATGAGCATTATCTGATTTTTGGGGGAGGGGCAACCCTGACAGCCATTGCGGAATCGGGCTTATTCCCGCTGCTTGCAAAGACGGCAGGCGAAATCGCCGACAGGACGTCACGCAATAAAATTACACTCGCCGGCAATATCTGCGGCCAGTTTTTTTACCGGGAAGCCGTCCTGCCGCTGCTGCTCTCAGACTGCCTGCTCGGGATCGCCGGAACAGAAGGGCTTGTTTACCATCCGATCCATCACGTATTTGAACAGGAAATCAGGCTTAAAGAAGGAGAATTCCTCTTTTCCATACTGGTTGAAAAAAAGTACAGGGATCTGCCGTACGTGAGCATCAAAAGGAGAAAACAGTGGGACACAGGCTACCCGCTCGTAACGGCAGCCGCACTTCTGAAGGAAGGAGAAATCCGGATGGCCTTCAGCGGCGTCTGTCCTTTCCCGTTCCGTTCCCGGGAAGTGGAAATGATACTGAATGACAGGGCGCTGACAGCCGCCGAACGGGCTGAAAGAGCTCTCGCCTATCTGCCGCAGCCCGTCCTGGATGATGTAGAGGGGTCGAAAGAGTACAGATTATTTGTATTAAGGAACACCATAACCGATTGCATTCAACAGTTAGAGGGTGAGAGGCAATGA
- a CDS encoding MurR/RpiR family transcriptional regulator, protein MEKSEKIFFDYASDRDLSQSEMDILSFLIKRKFEDKPLSIRNAADELYVSTTSIMRLCKKLGFSGYSEFIFNLGLKIKNAHDSDHGSVVEIHSPLEESRQEFVRNFNSSFEALDENSIQAFLAEIEKSSKIYFYGAGFSTLFSNYLSKKLELFGYYVSNASTSDSRAIFFNNIQKYDVMIVFSRSGETGKVIEKMKIAKDKGIRTVLFTGNSRSTTANLADIVFSVLDPTIESQQEFQVTSYESNMFMMIDIILILAIKKGIIKEY, encoded by the coding sequence ATGGAGAAATCAGAGAAGATCTTTTTCGATTATGCCAGTGACCGTGATTTGAGCCAGTCGGAGATGGACATCCTTTCCTTTCTGATAAAAAGGAAATTTGAGGACAAGCCTTTGAGCATCCGAAACGCGGCTGATGAACTGTATGTTTCAACCACCTCCATCATGAGGCTCTGCAAGAAGCTTGGCTTCAGCGGCTATAGCGAGTTTATTTTTAATTTAGGGCTTAAGATCAAGAATGCGCATGATTCCGACCACGGGTCGGTTGTTGAGATCCATTCGCCCCTGGAGGAATCAAGGCAGGAATTCGTCCGCAATTTTAATTCCAGCTTTGAAGCTCTTGATGAGAACAGCATCCAGGCATTCCTGGCTGAAATAGAGAAAAGCAGCAAGATTTATTTTTATGGGGCGGGCTTTTCTACCCTGTTTTCCAATTATCTTTCAAAAAAGCTGGAGCTGTTTGGCTATTATGTATCCAATGCCTCCACAAGCGACAGCCGGGCCATCTTTTTCAACAATATCCAAAAGTATGACGTCATGATTGTCTTTTCCCGTTCAGGCGAGACTGGCAAGGTCATAGAAAAAATGAAGATTGCCAAGGATAAAGGAATCAGGACCGTCCTTTTTACAGGCAACAGCCGCAGCACAACTGCCAATCTTGCAGATATCGTCTTTTCCGTCCTTGACCCGACGATCGAATCCCAGCAGGAGTTTCAGGTAACCTCCTATGAATCCAATATGTTCATGATGATTGATATTATCCTCATTCTGGCGATTAAAAAGGGAATCATCAAGGAGTATTGA
- a CDS encoding 6-phospho-alpha-glucosidase, producing MTTYKLAIAGGGSTYTPGIVRSLMDRLEDLPLSEIRFYDIDGERQSKVVVAAKAVIAEYTDQIKVIDTTDPETAFEDADFVFAQMRVGKYAMRELDEKIPLSHNVVGQETCGPGGLAYGLRTIFPMVELIDYVEKYAKDSCWIVNYSNPASIVAEGVRKLRPNAKVVNICDMPVATMRNMAGILGVGREDLNVDYFGLNHFGWFTKVEVDGVDRLPELREHVSKYGLLTEDISKIDYRHADSSWIKTFKNIKPIMDMFPDYLPNPYLQYYLLPDYIVENSNKEHTRANEVMEGREKSLFETVRKFEETGVLEDAFHVGVHGIFIVDVTVSIAKNLANRYLVMVENNGTIPNLPADAMIEVPALITNKGPVAEYVGEIPYFHKAMIEQQLASEKILVEAITEGSYEKALQAFTLNKTIPSAFVAKKVLDDLIEANKEYWPTLEKKYKEGVLA from the coding sequence ATGACTACTTATAAATTGGCTATTGCAGGCGGAGGAAGCACGTATACACCGGGAATTGTCAGAAGCCTGATGGATCGCTTGGAAGATCTGCCATTGTCGGAAATTCGCTTCTATGATATTGATGGAGAGAGGCAATCAAAGGTTGTTGTGGCAGCCAAAGCGGTTATTGCTGAATATACAGATCAAATTAAGGTGATTGATACAACCGATCCGGAAACAGCCTTTGAAGATGCAGACTTTGTTTTTGCCCAAATGAGGGTCGGCAAATATGCAATGAGGGAGCTGGACGAAAAAATTCCATTATCCCATAACGTTGTTGGCCAGGAAACATGCGGGCCAGGCGGACTGGCATATGGCTTAAGGACAATTTTCCCGATGGTCGAACTCATTGATTATGTTGAAAAATACGCAAAAGATTCATGCTGGATTGTCAACTACTCCAACCCTGCTTCCATCGTTGCTGAGGGAGTGCGCAAGCTGCGCCCGAATGCAAAGGTCGTCAATATTTGCGATATGCCTGTTGCAACCATGCGCAATATGGCAGGGATCCTTGGAGTCGGCAGGGAAGACTTGAATGTGGATTATTTTGGGCTCAATCATTTCGGGTGGTTCACGAAGGTAGAAGTTGACGGTGTTGACCGTCTGCCGGAGCTTCGCGAGCATGTCAGCAAGTACGGACTGCTGACTGAGGACATCTCCAAGATTGACTACCGACATGCTGATTCATCATGGATCAAGACGTTCAAGAATATCAAGCCAATCATGGATATGTTCCCTGATTACCTGCCAAATCCTTATCTGCAGTACTATCTGCTGCCTGACTATATCGTTGAGAACTCCAACAAGGAGCATACACGTGCCAATGAGGTCATGGAAGGCCGGGAAAAATCACTGTTCGAAACAGTGCGCAAGTTTGAGGAAACCGGTGTGCTTGAAGATGCCTTCCACGTTGGCGTACATGGCATCTTTATCGTCGACGTTACCGTTTCAATCGCGAAAAACCTCGCTAATCGCTATCTGGTTATGGTGGAAAACAACGGCACCATCCCAAATCTTCCGGCAGACGCCATGATCGAAGTGCCTGCACTGATCACCAATAAAGGACCGGTCGCTGAATATGTGGGAGAGATCCCATACTTCCACAAAGCGATGATCGAGCAGCAGCTTGCTTCCGAGAAGATCCTGGTAGAAGCCATCACAGAAGGCTCATATGAAAAAGCATTGCAGGCCTTCACTCTGAATAAAACCATCCCATCCGCTTTCGTGGCGAAAAAAGTGCTGGATGACCTTATTGAAGCTAATAAAGAATACTGGCCAACCCTTGAAAAGAAATATAAAGAAGGCGTACTGGCATAA
- a CDS encoding MFS transporter: protein MPVDKKVANKVLIASLIGSSIEWFDYFLYGTVAALVFNQVIFHSEDPAVGLLLAYASFALAFFIRPLGGVIFAHIGDRIGRKKTLVLTLSLMGGSTVLMGLLPTYASIGVAAPILLIILRLIQGIGLGGEWGGALLLAVEYAPKEKRGLFGSVPQMGVTIGMLLGTLALSIMSLLPEAAFMSWGWRVPFILSALLVIFGLWIRKGIDETPSFKKAQEKGEIAKVPFVETMRTHWKEVLIAVGAKVVETAPFYIFSTFIVSYATTQLGFSRTVTLNAVTIATIVTTILIPIMGGLSDKIGRKKLYVGGTILMMLYAFPYFWMLQQGSSLMLIVATVLGLGIIWAPITAVLGTMFSEIFKSNVRYTGISLGYQIGAALAGGTAPLIATALLQAYDNSYVPVALYIMLTAAISLVAVASIKDRNNQDLDTSTVISETPKTNATL from the coding sequence ATGCCCGTGGATAAGAAAGTGGCGAATAAGGTATTGATTGCAAGTTTGATAGGCAGTTCGATTGAGTGGTTTGATTATTTCCTGTACGGGACGGTGGCGGCGCTTGTTTTTAATCAGGTGATCTTCCACAGTGAAGATCCGGCGGTCGGCCTGCTGCTGGCGTATGCTTCATTTGCGCTGGCATTCTTCATTCGTCCGCTGGGCGGTGTGATTTTTGCCCATATCGGCGACAGGATCGGCAGGAAGAAAACGCTTGTCCTGACATTGTCGCTGATGGGGGGATCAACCGTTTTAATGGGGCTTTTGCCTACTTATGCTTCCATCGGGGTGGCAGCGCCAATCCTTTTGATTATCCTTCGCCTGATCCAGGGCATCGGGCTTGGCGGCGAGTGGGGCGGAGCGCTCCTGCTTGCAGTGGAGTATGCGCCTAAAGAGAAGCGCGGCCTGTTCGGCAGCGTCCCGCAGATGGGCGTGACGATCGGAATGCTGCTCGGCACACTGGCATTATCCATCATGTCGCTGCTCCCGGAAGCGGCCTTCATGTCATGGGGCTGGCGCGTCCCTTTCATCCTTAGCGCCCTGCTCGTTATTTTCGGGCTGTGGATCCGCAAAGGGATCGATGAGACACCTTCTTTTAAGAAAGCCCAGGAAAAGGGTGAAATCGCAAAGGTTCCGTTCGTCGAAACAATGCGCACCCATTGGAAGGAAGTGCTGATTGCGGTTGGCGCCAAGGTAGTCGAAACCGCACCCTTTTATATTTTTTCAACCTTCATTGTTTCCTATGCGACCACCCAGCTCGGCTTTTCGAGGACAGTGACGCTCAACGCGGTCACCATTGCCACGATTGTCACAACCATCCTGATTCCGATCATGGGCGGCCTTTCTGATAAGATTGGCCGAAAGAAGCTGTATGTCGGAGGCACAATCTTAATGATGCTCTATGCTTTCCCTTATTTCTGGATGCTTCAGCAGGGATCTTCCCTGATGCTGATCGTTGCGACAGTCCTCGGCCTCGGTATCATTTGGGCCCCTATAACGGCTGTGCTCGGGACTATGTTCTCTGAGATTTTTAAATCGAATGTCCGCTATACCGGCATTTCCCTGGGCTACCAGATCGGGGCTGCCCTTGCCGGGGGAACCGCGCCGCTGATTGCGACCGCCCTGCTCCAGGCATATGACAACTCCTATGTCCCGGTTGCCCTTTATATTATGCTGACTGCTGCCATCTCTCTGGTTGCCGTGGCAAGCATCAAGGACCGGAACAACCAGGACTTGGACACCAGCACAGTGATCTCAGAAACCCCAAAGACAAACGCTACGCTTTAA
- a CDS encoding PTS transporter subunit EIIC has protein sequence MKKVVNGLQLFGKSMFAPILILPIIGLYIAFGNVFGNGNLAQYIPFLDHPVIQNIGKFISSSAVSILQNLALIFAVGIPIGLAKKDKGYAALTGLVTFVIFINAMNQVLKLSDRLVPAEEMQMAGQGMVLNVQVLEMGVFSGILIGALVGVLHNKYSSTEFKGVMSIYSGHRFVAILAIPTAMLLGAFAAEFWPIVQNGITNLANGIKSMGAFGFLIYGFLERILIPTGLHHLVYTPFLYTELGGTQSIAGEIVHGARNIYFAEMADSSVKVLSDTVNWDARGLSKMFGLMGAALAMYMAADKKKRAVAKAILVPAAFTSFLLGVTEPIEFAFLFTAPILFAIHAVLAGVGIMLLHIFDVHAIGANGVIDFLLYNLPLGTEKSNWPMFILVGLIMFAAYFVIFRFLIVKLDLKTPGREEDTAAEGQPVQAKREAAAGNASAMGETIIAALGGTENIENVDNCYTRLRLVLKDPGKVDEGLLKETGSKGVIKSGNNVQVVYGLNVKTVRESVDQNLGGI, from the coding sequence ATGAAAAAGGTTGTAAATGGTCTTCAGCTTTTTGGTAAATCCATGTTTGCTCCTATTTTAATACTGCCAATCATTGGCCTATATATTGCGTTCGGGAACGTGTTTGGAAACGGAAATCTCGCACAATATATTCCGTTCCTCGACCACCCGGTGATCCAGAACATCGGAAAGTTCATTTCTTCTTCCGCTGTTTCGATCCTGCAGAACCTGGCGCTGATTTTTGCGGTCGGGATTCCAATCGGGCTGGCAAAAAAGGATAAAGGCTATGCGGCCTTAACCGGTCTTGTCACTTTCGTTATATTCATCAACGCTATGAATCAGGTGCTGAAGCTATCTGACCGCCTGGTGCCGGCTGAGGAAATGCAAATGGCCGGACAAGGGATGGTGCTGAACGTTCAGGTGCTGGAGATGGGGGTATTCTCAGGAATCCTCATCGGAGCCCTGGTTGGTGTCCTGCATAATAAATATTCCAGCACAGAATTCAAGGGTGTGATGTCCATCTATTCCGGACACCGCTTTGTGGCCATACTGGCCATCCCGACTGCGATGCTCCTTGGTGCCTTTGCAGCAGAATTCTGGCCGATTGTCCAGAATGGAATCACCAATTTGGCCAACGGCATCAAGAGCATGGGGGCATTCGGCTTCCTGATCTACGGCTTCCTGGAAAGGATTCTAATCCCGACTGGACTCCACCACCTCGTCTACACTCCATTCCTGTATACAGAGCTTGGCGGCACACAGTCAATTGCCGGGGAAATTGTCCATGGTGCAAGGAATATCTACTTTGCTGAAATGGCTGATTCATCTGTAAAGGTGCTTAGCGATACCGTTAACTGGGATGCCCGCGGCTTGAGCAAAATGTTCGGCCTGATGGGGGCTGCCCTGGCCATGTACATGGCTGCCGACAAGAAGAAGAGAGCGGTTGCGAAGGCAATCCTTGTGCCGGCTGCATTCACTTCCTTCCTTTTGGGTGTTACCGAACCGATTGAATTTGCATTCTTATTTACGGCTCCGATCCTGTTTGCCATCCATGCCGTCCTGGCTGGAGTAGGGATCATGCTCTTGCATATATTTGATGTCCATGCAATCGGTGCCAATGGCGTTATTGACTTCCTGCTTTACAACCTGCCTCTTGGCACAGAAAAATCCAACTGGCCGATGTTTATCCTGGTCGGACTGATCATGTTCGCTGCTTACTTTGTCATCTTCCGCTTCCTGATTGTAAAGCTGGATCTGAAGACACCGGGACGCGAGGAAGACACTGCAGCAGAAGGACAGCCTGTGCAGGCTAAAAGAGAAGCAGCAGCTGGAAATGCATCTGCGATGGGTGAAACGATCATCGCGGCTTTGGGCGGCACAGAAAATATTGAAAATGTTGATAACTGCTATACACGTCTAAGACTTGTCCTGAAGGACCCCGGCAAGGTGGATGAAGGCCTGCTGAAGGAAACAGGTTCAAAAGGTGTCATAAAGTCAGGGAATAACGTTCAGGTTGTGTACGGATTAAATGTAAAAACGGTCCGAGAATCTGTTGATCAAAACTTAGGGGGAATTTAA
- a CDS encoding DUF305 domain-containing protein, whose amino-acid sequence MKHYARFGLMIAVSTIIMFGLMYLNVFQLDHIFYSETRVYMALIMGSAMAIVMLLFMWKMYKNKQLNYMILAGSALVFAVSLWLVRSQATIDDTAWMKAMIPHHSIAILTSERAGISDPRVKKLSEDIIEAQRREIEEMKKLIEDLEEKE is encoded by the coding sequence ATGAAGCATTACGCAAGATTTGGCCTGATGATCGCCGTTTCAACGATCATTATGTTCGGACTTATGTATTTGAATGTTTTTCAGCTCGATCATATTTTTTACAGCGAGACACGGGTGTATATGGCGCTGATCATGGGATCGGCCATGGCCATTGTCATGCTGCTGTTCATGTGGAAAATGTACAAAAATAAGCAGCTGAATTATATGATTTTAGCGGGAAGCGCCCTCGTATTCGCGGTTTCCCTCTGGCTCGTCCGCAGCCAGGCTACCATCGATGACACCGCATGGATGAAAGCGATGATCCCCCACCACTCCATCGCCATCCTGACGAGTGAACGCGCCGGCATTTCCGATCCGAGGGTCAAGAAGCTCTCTGAGGATATCATTGAAGCGCAGCGCAGGGAAATTGAGGAGATGAAGAAGCTGATTGAGGATTTGGAGGAGAAGGAATAA